From one Coffea eugenioides isolate CCC68of chromosome 11, Ceug_1.0, whole genome shotgun sequence genomic stretch:
- the LOC113751270 gene encoding transport and Golgi organization 2 homolog — MCIAVFIWKVHPFYPLLLLLNRDEYHNRPTIPLGWWQDDPHILGGRDAVAGGTWLCCSKDGRLAFLTNVRELVHPSSPHQQPKSRGYLPLRFLQSKKSPEEFADELVEEATLYNGFNLIVADLCSMSMLYITNRPKGSGIIATQVSPGIHVLSNAKLDSPWPKAQRLEQSFKDLMDKYGGGEIPLKEMSEKLMNDTTKDDESKLPQIYPPEWEYHLSSIFVDADMPTGRYGTRSTSALATSTSGNITYFEKHLDADLWKEQIISFQIRRETMT; from the exons ATGTGTATCGCCGTATTCATTTGGAAAGTGCACCCATTCTATCCATTGCTCCTGCTTCTCAATCGGGACGAATATCACAATCGCCCCACCATCCCTCTGGGCTGGTGGCAGGATGATCCCCACATCCTTGGTGGAAGAGATGCCGTCGCTGGTGGCACTTGGCTCTGTTGTTCCAAGGATGGACGGCTGGCCTTTCTCACCAATGTACGGGAACTCGTCCACCCATCCTCTCCGCATCAACAGCCAAAGAGCCGGGGTTATCTTCCCCTTCGATTCCTTCAG AGCAAGAAAAGTCCTGAAGAATTTGCTGATGAACTAGTTGAAGAAGCAACTCTCTATAATGGGTTTAACTTGATTGTTGCTGATCTTTGTTCAATGTCCATGCTGTACATAACCAACCGACCAAAAGGCAGCGGCATTATTGCTACACAAGTTTCACCTGGTATTCACGTCTTGTCTAATGCAAAGCTTGACAGCCCGTGGCCTAAG GCTCAAAGATTGGAGCAAAGCTTTAAGGATCTGATGGATAAATATGGAGGAGGAGAGATCCCCTTAAAAGAGATGTCTGAAAAATTAATGAATGACACAACTAAAGATGATGAAAGCAAATTACCTCAGATTTATCCCCCAGAGTGGGAATACCATTTGAGTTCCATATTTGTTGATGCTGATATGCCTACG GGACGTTATGGTACGAGAAGTACTTCCGCATTGGCTACGAGTACAAGTGGGAACATAACATATTTTGAAAAGCATCTTGATGCAGACTTGTGGAAGGAGCAGATCATCAGCTTCCAGATTAGGAGAGAAACAATGACATAG
- the LOC113751269 gene encoding putative receptor-like protein kinase At4g00960 produces the protein MIYRSVLFSCLLLICLISFNTRLIYADYWCVNTAYNPNSTAGRMYTDNLNFLLSTLSSNASLARRNGFYNFTAGHDPSNMVYGLFDCRGDVNPDACGRCVANARGDILKTCWNQTTAFMSYDDCLLRYSNESMFSRADQSVTFAAWNTQNATDPDKFNQVISDMMNDIASHAANDRSGKKFAVKEADYSTFQRLYALGQCTPDLSSLDCENCLSNAISQIPTFCNNRRGCRITFFSCNIRYELYKFYNSVSPAPEPASSSSPPPSNSTSSEEGGGISTQTIVAIVVPISLAIVLLVVGFCIARRPRKPYFAIIETSGASEISIIESLQYNLSDIQAATNNFAVGNRIGEGGFGPVYKGTLHNGQEIAVKRLSRSSAQGTEEFKNEIALVARLQHRNLVRLLGFCLEGEERILIYEFVTNKSLDYFLFDPEKQPLLDWSRRFKIIGGIAKGLLYLHEDSRLRIIHRDLKASNVLLDRNMNPKIADFGLARLFGVDQSEGNTSKIAGTYGYMAPEYLHGLFSVKSDVFSFGVLILEILSGKKNSQFNQAHGGDDLLSYAWRQWRDGTPLALVDPTIGDTYSRNEVIQSIHVGLLCVQDEIEQRPTMASIVLMLNSNSITLPAPNPPAYFGRSRTQSSPNDLPVSDTSTSTKSPPNPSINEVSITELYPR, from the exons ATGATCTACAGAAGTGTATTATTCTCGTGTTTGCTGCTAATTTGTTTGATTAGCTTCAACACGAGACTGATTTATGCCGATTATTGGTGCGTAAATACTGCATATAATCCTAACAGCACTGCTGGCAGAATGTATACAGACAACTTGAATTTCCTCCTTTCCACTCTATCCTCAAATGCTTCTTTGGCAAGGAGGAATGGCTTCTACAATTTCACTGCTGGCCATGACCCCTCTAACATGGTCTATGGCTTATTTGATTGTCGAGGTGATGTGAATCCCGATGCTTGTGGACGATGTGTAGCAAACGCCCGTGGGGATATTCTAAAGACATGCTGGAACCAAACGACTGCTTTTATGTCGTACGACGACTGCTTGTTGCGTTATTCGAATGAGTCCATGTTCTCCAGGGCCGATCAGAGTGTCACGTTCGCAGCGTGGAATACACAGAATGCCACTGATCCAGATAAGTTCAACCAGGTCATAAGTGATATGATGAATGACATAGCAAGTCATGCTGCAAATGATCGGTCAGGGAAGAAATTCGCTGTGAAAGAAGCTGATTATTCCACATTTCAGAGATTATACGCCCTTGGACAGTGTACTCCAGATCTTTCCAGTCTTGACTGCGAGAATTGCCTTAGCAACGCCATTTCTCAAATACCCACATTCTGTAATAATCGTCGGGGCTGTAGAATTACTTTTTTTAGCTGCAATATTAGGTATGAACTCTACAAGTTTTACAATTCTGTAAGCCCAGCACCCGAGCCTGCATCGagttcttctcctcctccttccaATTCTACTAGTAGTGAAG AGGGGGGCGGAATCTCAACACAAACAATTGTTGCAATTGTTGTCCCAATATCTCTTGCCATTGTGCTATTGGTCGTGGGCTTCTGCATAGCAAGGAGACCCAGGAAGCCATATTTTGCCATTATCGAAACTAGCG GTGCAAGTGAAATCTCAATCATAGAATCGTTACAATATAACCTCAGTGATATTCAAGCCGCCACGAACAACTTTGCCGTTGGAAACAGAATTGGAGAAGGTGGATTTGGACCTGTATACAAG GGTACACTTCATAATGGACAAGAGATAGCTGTGAAAAGGCTATCAAGAAGCTCAGCTCAAGGTACAGAAGAATTTAAAAACGAAATTGCCCTGGTTGCTAGGCTTCAACACAGAAACTTGGTCCGACTACTTGGTTTCTGCTtggaaggagaagaaagaatacTCATCTATGAATTTGTGACCAACAAAAGTCTTGACTACTTTCTCTTTG ACCCAGAAAAGCAACCATTGTTGGACTGGTCAAGACGATTCAAGATCATAGGAGGAATAGCAAAAGGACTTCTTTATCTTCATGAAGATTCTCGACTTAGGATTATACATCGTGATCTTAAAGCCAGTAACGTATTATTAGACAGAAATATGAATCCAAAGATCGCTGATTTTGGCTTGGCAAGGCTCTTTGGAGTTGATCAATCTGAAGGAAATACAAGTAAAATCGCAGGAACATA TGGTTACATGGCTCCTGAATACTTGCACGGCTTGTTCTCTGTAAAATCAGACGTGTTCAGTTTTGGTGTTCTTATTTTAGAAATTCTAAGTGGCAAGAAGAACAGTCAGTTCAACCAAGCTCATGGAGGAGATGACCTTCTAAGCTAT GCTTGGAGGCAATGGAGGGATGGAACACCATTAGCATTGGTAGATCCAACAATCGGAGATACATATTCAAGAAATGAAGTTATTCAAAGCATCCATGTTGGCTTGCTATGCGTTCAAGACGAAATTGAACAAAGGCCAACCATGGCTTCAATAGTTCTCATGCTCAATAGTAACTCTATAACGTTGCCTGCACCTAATCCGCCTGCATATTTTGGTCGTAGTAGAACACAAAGCTCACCTAACGATTTACCAGTATCTGATACATCAACCAGCACCAAGTCACCACCAAACCCGTCTATCAACGAAGTTTCAATCACTGAGTTATATCCTAGATAA